DNA from Sporohalobacter salinus:
GGTCAAATTGAGTTAGCTCGATTTTCTAATCCTGCTGGATTAAAAAGTATTGGCCGAAATTTGTTTGCAGAGACGCCAGCTTCAGGAAATCCTACTGTTGATATACCTACAGAAGATGGCTTTGGTACTATATCCCAGGGATATTTAGAGAAGGGGAATGTGAAAGTGGTTGAAGAGATGACAAATATGATTGCTGCGCAGCGAGCCTATGAAGTGAATTCTAAGGCTATTAGAGCTTCTGATGAGATGCTGCAGCAAGCTAATAATCTAAAGCGATAAGTGAGTTGATATCAAATGGTTAACTGGAGACAGTTGCCGCTATTTAAATTAACCTTTCTATTATTAATTTTGTTATTACTAATTAGTTCAACAGGTTTTGCTCAGGATAAGATTAAGCTTGAAATTAATCATAAAGTTAAGGCTGAGAAACAGAGCTTGCATTTAGGAGATATTGCAAAAATTGAAGCACCGTTAAAATTAAAGGAGCAACTAAGTACTATCAATTTAGGTCAGGCTCCTTTACCTGGCTATACCCGTGTGTTAAAGCGGGATTATATTCTTTCAGCACTGCAAAGAGAGGGATTTAATTCTAACAAAATTAGTTATAAAATTCCTAAACAGATTAGAGTAACTACTCCTTATCAAGTGCTAGATAGGGAACAATTGGAAAAGAAAGTGCAGCAATATATTAAACAAAATTTGGCTGTCGGATCAGAAGATATTGAGATTGAGATTCAAAAAACAGATAAAGAAGTACGGCTTCCAGTTGGTAAAGTTAAATTACAGATTGGTAATGTTAATACAAAAAAATTATTAGGTCGAATAGCAATACCAGTTAATATCTATGTTGATGGAAAACTGGCTAAAAAGAAGTATGTTCAAGCTCAGATAACTGCTTATCAGAAAGTTTTGGTGGCTAAAGAATCAATTGAACGCCGTCAGAGTTTAGCAAAGGATTTATTCAAGTGGGAGAAAAGAGAATTAGCTAAACTTTATGGTAATCAACCTTTTACAAATTTAGATTCTCTTTCGAATTATAGATTAGAACGAAGAATTAATTCTGGACAGATTTTAACTAAAAATTTAATCGAGATTCCCCCTTTAGTTAAACGAAGAGATAAGATAAAGATTGTGGCTGAAGTAGGTCAAGTTAGAGTTAGTACAGTTGGAGTTGC
Protein-coding regions in this window:
- the flgA gene encoding flagellar basal body P-ring formation chaperone FlgA yields the protein MVNWRQLPLFKLTFLLLILLLLISSTGFAQDKIKLEINHKVKAEKQSLHLGDIAKIEAPLKLKEQLSTINLGQAPLPGYTRVLKRDYILSALQREGFNSNKISYKIPKQIRVTTPYQVLDREQLEKKVQQYIKQNLAVGSEDIEIEIQKTDKEVRLPVGKVKLQIGNVNTKKLLGRIAIPVNIYVDGKLAKKKYVQAQITAYQKVLVAKESIERRQSLAKDLFKWEKRELAKLYGNQPFTNLDSLSNYRLERRINSGQILTKNLIEIPPLVKRRDKIKIVAEVGQVRVSTVGVALESGAEGDIIKVRNIKSDQEIMAKVIEKKVVKAIL